The Stratiformator vulcanicus genome has a segment encoding these proteins:
- a CDS encoding BatA domain-containing protein, with translation MSFIHPGLLAFLAALAVPVIIHLLMRPKPKRMLFPALQLVARRKKRNVRRIRLRRFWLLVLRLVLLAAFIFLLARPLLPAASYRPTSTEWITALAIVVTGGLIFLVSELLWNRRASQQHEESYRRSVSATAVITLVVVVVGLLVGWPYGSRVFADAQSPSMDADDDVPLAAVYLFDTSLSMGYIREGQSRLEAAAELAEQHLSDLPSGSRIAVADSSTNVRPVFFRDKEGVRAKIDSLEPRAGGGALNRSVREAIRTLEDDRSRLIEDLGDGPAELRRDPFARAVFVFTDLTASSWDSSQIVSEEVADPAYPVFFVDVGVTEPSNIGLADVELADDGVLAGGIATLRGRIVGVNPTESKVPVEVRVEESADSEVVRGQKSISTDGTGTFEFRIPVDHAGFVRGTVGTTVGDPFSADDRRFFVVRVVDPPRVLLVSDSLEATYLTGEALAPSILVRQNLARFVVTRISTSAFYDAKLDEFDAVLLVDVREPSDRQWERLGKFVRAGGGLGVVLGTAVESFAYNSAEAQSILPAELLVNLAFEPPQRLVSGDRSHRVIRRLDEFEGLTELTAWDIRRHWKVAVDPTARELLKYTLPGEPRAALLTATVGAGRTALMTTGLGSSDWNDLTSAQWAFVALVDQLTSWLIDLSGQRLNFRAGEIATVRLSESATTDTANVVLKLPSLEDQILPVSGEQSEITLDPFEEAGLYRLTVRRDSTTDSTWLAVNASDRESNFERVPAERLDETLGPDGYDVITDMDGVNLELRETTLGVEAGPGLIIILLLAFFGEGLLANRFYGGRGEEASGVSPTEGRR, from the coding sequence ATGTCGTTCATTCATCCGGGATTGCTCGCCTTCCTGGCCGCGTTGGCGGTGCCGGTCATTATCCATCTGTTGATGCGTCCGAAGCCGAAGCGGATGCTGTTCCCTGCGTTGCAGCTCGTCGCACGGCGCAAGAAACGGAATGTACGACGAATTCGACTCAGACGCTTCTGGTTGCTCGTACTGCGGCTGGTCCTGCTGGCCGCATTTATCTTTCTGCTAGCCCGACCGCTGTTGCCGGCGGCGAGCTATCGACCGACATCGACCGAGTGGATTACCGCACTGGCGATTGTCGTGACCGGAGGGCTGATATTCTTGGTGTCTGAGTTGCTTTGGAATCGGCGTGCTTCTCAACAGCATGAAGAGTCGTATCGACGGTCAGTTTCGGCGACCGCGGTGATCACGTTGGTCGTCGTTGTAGTCGGTTTGCTCGTCGGTTGGCCCTACGGCTCTCGCGTATTTGCTGATGCCCAGTCGCCTTCGATGGATGCTGACGATGACGTTCCGCTCGCCGCCGTCTATCTGTTCGACACAAGCCTCAGCATGGGCTACATCCGCGAGGGACAAAGCCGGTTGGAGGCGGCAGCCGAACTTGCGGAGCAACACCTCTCAGACCTTCCGAGCGGTTCGCGCATCGCGGTGGCCGACTCATCGACGAACGTGCGGCCGGTTTTCTTTCGGGACAAAGAAGGAGTGAGGGCGAAAATCGATTCCCTCGAACCGAGAGCGGGTGGAGGGGCATTAAATCGCAGCGTTCGGGAAGCGATTAGGACGCTCGAGGATGATCGCTCCCGATTGATCGAGGACCTCGGAGACGGCCCGGCTGAACTTCGACGTGACCCGTTCGCTCGCGCGGTCTTTGTGTTCACAGATCTGACTGCATCATCTTGGGACAGCTCACAGATTGTTTCGGAAGAAGTTGCCGACCCCGCCTACCCGGTGTTCTTCGTCGATGTCGGTGTGACCGAACCTTCGAATATCGGACTCGCCGATGTTGAACTGGCTGATGACGGCGTGCTCGCTGGCGGCATTGCGACGCTCCGCGGGAGGATCGTCGGCGTCAATCCGACTGAGTCGAAGGTGCCCGTTGAAGTACGAGTCGAAGAATCGGCGGACTCGGAAGTCGTCCGCGGTCAGAAGAGTATTTCGACTGATGGAACGGGGACGTTCGAATTTCGGATTCCTGTCGATCATGCCGGCTTCGTCCGCGGAACCGTGGGTACGACGGTCGGCGATCCCTTCTCGGCCGATGACCGACGATTCTTCGTGGTTCGGGTCGTCGACCCGCCTCGGGTGCTGTTGGTCTCCGACTCGCTTGAGGCGACGTATCTGACCGGTGAAGCGTTGGCCCCCTCAATCTTGGTGCGACAGAACCTTGCGAGATTTGTCGTCACCCGCATCAGCACCTCCGCGTTTTATGACGCGAAGCTCGACGAGTTCGACGCCGTCCTGCTTGTCGATGTGCGAGAGCCTTCCGACAGGCAGTGGGAACGTCTCGGGAAATTCGTCCGAGCCGGAGGAGGTCTCGGCGTGGTGCTGGGGACGGCGGTCGAGAGCTTCGCCTATAACTCGGCGGAGGCCCAGTCGATATTGCCTGCGGAATTGCTCGTGAATCTCGCTTTCGAACCACCGCAGCGTTTGGTCTCCGGCGACAGGTCACACCGAGTCATCCGCCGACTCGATGAGTTCGAAGGACTGACCGAATTGACCGCGTGGGATATTCGTCGTCACTGGAAGGTCGCCGTCGACCCGACCGCTCGCGAATTGCTCAAATATACGCTACCGGGCGAGCCGCGTGCGGCGCTACTGACGGCAACGGTCGGTGCCGGTCGGACGGCCCTCATGACGACCGGGCTGGGCAGCTCCGATTGGAACGATTTGACGTCGGCTCAATGGGCGTTCGTGGCGTTGGTCGACCAGTTGACCAGCTGGCTGATTGATCTGTCCGGGCAGCGACTCAATTTTCGGGCCGGAGAGATCGCGACGGTTCGGCTCTCCGAGTCGGCGACCACCGACACAGCTAACGTTGTGTTGAAATTACCCTCGCTCGAAGATCAGATTCTGCCGGTCAGTGGCGAGCAATCGGAAATCACGCTTGATCCGTTCGAGGAAGCCGGGCTTTACCGGCTGACGGTTCGACGTGATTCGACGACCGATTCCACTTGGTTGGCCGTGAATGCGTCCGACCGAGAATCAAATTTTGAACGGGTTCCGGCGGAGCGGCTCGATGAAACGCTCGGTCCGGATGGATACGACGTCATCACCGATATGGACGGCGTGAACCTTGAGTTGCGAGAAACCACACTCGGTGTCGAAGCGGGGCCGGGCCTGATCATCATTTTGCTGCTGGCGTTTTTTGGTGAGGGTCTTCTAGCAAATCGCTTCTACGGCGGTCGCGGCGAAGAGGCGAGTGGCGTATCCCCGACGGAGGGCCGACGGTGA
- a CDS encoding sulfatase family protein gives MSFYAAEPSFAPAEVFIDRALYAMRSSNRFENRSPTYATLSRNLTMRVSLAAQWLFLTAVIPTGWDCFVSAASGSESNPPNILLAISDDQSFPHAGAYGCRGISTAAFDRVAAAGVLFTNGYCASPGCSPSRAALLTGRHTWELSEAGTHASYFPKEFDTFPYMLERSGYHIGSTGKTWGPGNWRDAGWDESPGGPKTMTERMKSPKFIGTPDYAGNFESFLDSAPDEKPFFFWFGSYEPHRPYEPGIGVKNGKSIDDVEVPPYLPDTPEVRSDLLDYYFEIEWFDQHLARMLKRLERDGQLENTLVIVTSDNGMPFPRAKANCYEAGIHVPLAISWPNSVPPGRQSDDLVGFVDLTATMLQAADVEAATPLSGRSLLSLLKSNAEGVIEPDRDAIFAGRERHSCSRHNNLAYPMRAIRTRDYLLIHNFRPDRWPAGHPKGFRDDPFGFYDIDAAPTKTLMIERRKEPDMKKLFELSVAKRPEYELFRLSDDPHCLKNLAQDRDLSIEMAELKVKLRKELHRTKDPRIGPGEGNVYETYPRFNVMRTFPPN, from the coding sequence GTGTCATTCTACGCAGCCGAGCCGTCCTTCGCACCGGCAGAGGTCTTCATCGACCGGGCTCTTTACGCGATGCGAAGCTCTAATCGCTTTGAGAATCGTTCCCCGACCTACGCCACCCTCTCCAGAAATTTGACAATGCGCGTCTCGCTCGCCGCTCAATGGCTCTTTCTCACCGCAGTAATACCCACAGGATGGGACTGTTTCGTCAGTGCAGCTTCTGGATCGGAGTCGAATCCGCCGAACATTCTGCTCGCGATTTCAGATGATCAATCTTTCCCCCACGCCGGCGCATATGGGTGTCGCGGCATATCGACCGCCGCGTTCGATCGAGTCGCCGCGGCGGGTGTCCTATTCACGAACGGTTATTGCGCCTCGCCGGGATGCAGCCCATCTCGTGCGGCACTATTGACCGGTCGGCACACCTGGGAACTGTCCGAAGCCGGCACGCACGCGAGCTATTTTCCGAAAGAGTTCGACACGTTCCCATATATGCTGGAGCGCTCAGGCTATCACATCGGCAGTACCGGCAAGACGTGGGGACCGGGCAACTGGCGCGACGCGGGCTGGGACGAGAGCCCCGGCGGCCCGAAAACTATGACCGAACGAATGAAGTCCCCGAAGTTCATCGGCACCCCCGACTACGCCGGCAACTTCGAAAGTTTTCTCGACTCGGCCCCGGACGAGAAACCGTTTTTCTTCTGGTTCGGATCGTACGAACCCCATCGCCCCTATGAGCCCGGCATTGGCGTCAAAAACGGCAAGTCGATCGATGATGTCGAAGTCCCTCCTTATCTGCCCGATACACCCGAAGTCCGATCGGACCTGCTCGATTATTACTTCGAAATCGAATGGTTCGACCAGCATCTCGCCCGGATGCTCAAACGCCTCGAGCGCGACGGCCAACTTGAAAACACATTGGTGATTGTCACTTCTGACAACGGGATGCCGTTCCCGCGTGCCAAAGCGAATTGCTATGAAGCCGGCATTCACGTTCCGCTGGCAATCAGTTGGCCGAATTCCGTTCCGCCGGGCCGGCAGTCGGACGACCTCGTCGGTTTCGTCGATCTGACCGCAACAATGCTGCAGGCAGCCGATGTCGAGGCAGCGACGCCACTGTCGGGTCGCAGTCTTCTGAGCCTGCTGAAGTCGAACGCCGAAGGCGTCATCGAACCCGACCGCGACGCCATCTTCGCCGGGCGTGAGCGACATTCGTGCTCGCGTCACAACAATCTTGCCTATCCCATGCGGGCCATTCGGACGCGGGACTATCTGCTGATTCATAACTTTCGCCCCGACCGCTGGCCCGCAGGGCATCCCAAGGGCTTTCGCGATGATCCGTTCGGCTTTTACGACATCGACGCGGCGCCGACGAAGACACTGATGATCGAGCGGCGAAAGGAGCCGGACATGAAAAAACTGTTTGAACTCTCGGTCGCCAAGCGTCCGGAGTATGAACTCTTCCGACTTTCGGACGATCCGCACTGCTTGAAGAACTTGGCGCAGGATCGCGATTTGTCCATTGAGATGGCTGAACTCAAGGTCAAACTTCGAAAAGAACTTCACCGAACCAAAGACCCGCGCATCGGCCCGGGCGAAGGCAACGTCTACGAGACTTACCCGCGCTTTAACGTGATGCGCACATTCCCCCCGAATTAA
- a CDS encoding metal-dependent hydrolase: MAGYREHITVSGLCGVGYGTATTLLLGFDPVQGAIAGCLTWIGGMLPDLDARGGRPVREITALLAAVGPMIAIRRLVDVTGGIDATILTGILLYAAIRYGGTWLLDKFTVHRGMFHSLPAMLIAAQIVFLAYKSPELSVRLLMAAGVGVGFFSHLLLDEFYSVQWNGIRPRLAKSAGTAIKFFGPGFGPNAITYGLLMFLSYAVVMKSDRLLPPRMIVEQVEPLEQQTGPATPDQKATPNPKRPAISGPANQRPRDETLDRFAAEFGPAPL, from the coding sequence GTGGCCGGATATCGCGAGCACATTACCGTCAGTGGACTTTGCGGTGTCGGCTACGGTACTGCGACCACGCTGCTGCTCGGGTTCGATCCGGTTCAGGGAGCGATCGCTGGCTGCCTGACCTGGATCGGCGGAATGTTGCCTGATCTCGATGCTCGCGGCGGCCGACCGGTTCGCGAGATCACGGCACTTCTTGCCGCGGTCGGACCGATGATTGCCATTCGGCGGCTGGTCGACGTGACCGGCGGGATCGACGCGACGATCCTGACAGGAATTCTGCTCTATGCCGCGATCCGCTACGGCGGCACCTGGCTGCTCGACAAGTTCACGGTCCATCGCGGGATGTTCCATAGTCTGCCGGCGATGCTGATCGCGGCACAGATTGTGTTCCTGGCCTATAAGAGCCCCGAGTTGTCCGTCCGGTTATTGATGGCAGCCGGTGTGGGGGTTGGCTTCTTCTCTCACCTGTTGCTTGACGAATTCTACAGTGTGCAGTGGAACGGAATTCGCCCTCGCTTGGCGAAGTCTGCGGGAACAGCGATCAAATTCTTCGGTCCCGGCTTCGGCCCCAATGCGATCACGTACGGCCTGCTGATGTTTCTGAGCTACGCGGTCGTTATGAAGTCCGACCGCCTTCTGCCGCCGCGGATGATTGTGGAACAGGTCGAACCGCTGGAACAACAGACAGGCCCAGCAACGCCCGATCAAAAAGCGACGCCGAATCCCAAGCGTCCCGCTATAAGCGGTCCGGCCAATCAACGCCCTCGCGACGAGACGCTGGACCGCTTTGCCGCCGAGTTCGGCCCGGCACCGCTCTAA
- a CDS encoding SpoVG family protein, protein MEITEVRIKLMSDAQDRLLAFCSITFDGSFVIRDLKIIQGGRGIFVAMPSRKLTDHCPRCHCKNHLRAEYCNQCGARLSDERAEKDSEGRAKLYADIAHPINAACREMIQEAVVTAYESEILLSESPEYICKYDDYGEERYAGLHDEDLNPIEEDKRPQSVSFLQGERKHRVDPPARSDSSGGKPTNSAGDRHANMKSRSRQAHATDEFGEGLF, encoded by the coding sequence GTGGAGATTACTGAGGTCCGAATCAAATTAATGTCCGATGCGCAGGACCGGCTGCTCGCGTTCTGCTCGATTACGTTCGACGGATCCTTTGTGATTCGTGATTTAAAAATCATTCAGGGCGGGCGCGGCATTTTCGTCGCCATGCCCAGCCGCAAGCTGACCGATCATTGTCCGCGTTGCCACTGCAAGAACCATTTGCGCGCCGAGTACTGCAATCAGTGTGGTGCCCGTCTGAGCGACGAGCGCGCCGAAAAAGACTCGGAGGGGCGAGCAAAGCTCTATGCCGACATCGCTCATCCGATTAATGCCGCTTGTCGCGAGATGATTCAGGAAGCGGTCGTCACGGCGTACGAGAGTGAGATATTGCTTTCCGAATCGCCCGAATACATTTGCAAATACGACGATTACGGCGAAGAGCGCTACGCCGGCCTGCACGACGAAGATTTGAATCCCATTGAAGAGGATAAACGCCCGCAGTCCGTTTCGTTCCTGCAGGGCGAGCGGAAGCACCGCGTGGACCCGCCGGCGCGGTCGGACTCAAGCGGCGGCAAACCGACGAATTCGGCCGGAGATCGCCACGCGAACATGAAATCCCGCAGTCGACAGGCTCATGCGACCGATGAATTCGGTGAGGGCTTATTTTAG
- the ispE gene encoding 4-(cytidine 5'-diphospho)-2-C-methyl-D-erythritol kinase, with product MVLRRDGGGLTVRSPSKINLTLDIRKRRSDGFHDIETVFAALEFGDDLAFAIEPDNALTLRVRDCTGGLSTPLPVDSRNLIMQAAELLRERAGCRSGAAITLWKRVPVEAGLGGGSANAAATLLALNNLWSLNLGRDRLTEMAAELGSDVAFFVSGVPYAVGRGRGEEIEQIPSPLRLQVVLVKPASGLSAGAVYRAVEPGDTEETTRMIRGLEHGDFADVVSALSNGLQEPAQRLSSEVSKVCDAMRRELPGRVLMSGSGTTCFAISRSKREVSRVAERLRQQRLGHVFVTHTL from the coding sequence ATGGTTCTGCGACGTGACGGCGGTGGTCTGACGGTCCGATCGCCATCCAAAATCAATTTGACACTCGATATCCGGAAGCGCCGCTCGGACGGTTTCCACGATATTGAGACGGTGTTTGCGGCGCTTGAGTTCGGCGACGATTTGGCGTTCGCGATCGAGCCAGACAATGCGTTGACGCTGCGAGTCAGAGATTGCACCGGCGGTTTGAGTACGCCCCTACCGGTCGACTCTCGCAATCTGATCATGCAAGCCGCTGAACTTCTCCGTGAGCGCGCGGGCTGTCGTAGCGGTGCTGCGATCACGCTTTGGAAGCGAGTACCGGTCGAAGCTGGTTTGGGCGGCGGTTCCGCAAACGCGGCGGCCACGCTACTCGCCCTCAATAATCTGTGGTCCCTCAACTTGGGCCGCGATCGCCTTACTGAAATGGCAGCCGAACTCGGCAGCGACGTGGCCTTCTTCGTTTCCGGCGTCCCGTACGCGGTTGGTCGCGGGCGTGGAGAGGAAATCGAACAGATTCCGTCGCCTCTGCGATTACAAGTTGTCTTAGTCAAACCGGCTTCCGGGCTTTCCGCGGGAGCCGTCTATCGGGCTGTCGAACCCGGGGATACCGAAGAAACGACACGGATGATCCGTGGGCTTGAGCACGGAGATTTTGCAGACGTTGTCAGTGCCCTTTCGAACGGTTTGCAGGAACCGGCGCAGCGGCTCAGTTCTGAAGTCTCCAAGGTTTGTGACGCGATGCGCCGCGAGCTTCCCGGCCGAGTTCTTATGAGCGGCAGCGGAACGACCTGTTTCGCGATTAGTCGATCCAAGCGCGAAGTAAGTCGCGTGGCTGAGCGACTTCGACAGCAACGCCTGGGTCACGTCTTCGTGACTCACACACTCTGA
- a CDS encoding Gfo/Idh/MocA family oxidoreductase, whose amino-acid sequence MADTPRIDSSRRDFMKAGTAAAIGTGVLSNFAGSAKAYSGGDDTIRVGLVGCGGRGTGAAKQALSTEGSVKLVAMGDIFEDHLQSKLGNLQAQFKSRPERVDVPEDRQFVGFDAFKKVIDSDIDLVILATPPGFRPGQFEYAVEKGKHIFMEKPVAVDAPGVRKVLAAVEEAKKKDLKVGVGLQRRHQPNYLEALDRYRNGDLGEVLFWRVYWNSAGVWDPRKSRSQCKNELEYQLRNWYYYTWICGDHIVEQHIHNIDVACWFKDQYPTVARGMGGRQFRTDPKYGQIFDHFAVQFEFDDDTHVFSECRHIPRVWNSVSEKAYGTKGMLDMADRRGRMMTDSERVRLTSDGDPYQIEHDDMQEAIRKGKSYNEGEYGAMSTMTAILGRMATYSGKDISMEKALASDKSLVPTEMTWESEPPVMPNDKGEYPVPMPGVYSPFI is encoded by the coding sequence ATGGCAGATACTCCTCGGATCGATTCGTCCCGTCGTGATTTTATGAAGGCCGGGACTGCCGCCGCGATCGGCACCGGCGTGTTGAGTAACTTTGCCGGCTCGGCAAAGGCGTACTCCGGCGGTGACGACACGATTCGAGTCGGTCTGGTCGGCTGTGGTGGACGCGGAACCGGTGCAGCCAAGCAGGCTCTCAGCACCGAGGGCAGCGTCAAGCTGGTCGCGATGGGCGATATTTTTGAAGATCATCTGCAAAGTAAACTGGGCAACTTGCAGGCTCAGTTCAAGTCACGTCCCGAGCGGGTTGACGTTCCCGAAGACCGCCAATTCGTCGGCTTCGACGCGTTCAAGAAGGTGATCGACAGTGACATCGACCTAGTGATTCTCGCCACCCCGCCGGGCTTCCGACCGGGACAATTCGAGTACGCCGTCGAGAAGGGCAAACACATCTTTATGGAGAAGCCGGTTGCGGTCGACGCGCCGGGAGTGCGGAAAGTTCTAGCGGCCGTTGAAGAGGCGAAGAAGAAAGACTTGAAAGTCGGCGTCGGCCTCCAGCGGCGGCATCAACCGAACTACCTCGAGGCGCTCGACCGGTATCGCAACGGCGACCTCGGCGAAGTCTTGTTCTGGCGGGTTTATTGGAACAGTGCCGGAGTGTGGGACCCGCGCAAGTCGCGTAGCCAGTGCAAGAACGAACTCGAGTACCAACTTCGCAACTGGTACTACTACACGTGGATTTGCGGCGACCATATCGTCGAACAGCACATCCATAACATCGACGTGGCCTGCTGGTTCAAAGACCAATATCCGACGGTGGCACGCGGGATGGGCGGTCGACAGTTCCGCACCGATCCGAAGTACGGTCAGATTTTCGATCACTTTGCAGTGCAATTCGAGTTCGATGACGATACCCACGTGTTCAGCGAGTGCCGTCACATCCCTCGGGTTTGGAACAGCGTTTCCGAGAAAGCCTACGGGACCAAAGGTATGCTCGACATGGCCGACCGTCGCGGTCGCATGATGACCGATTCTGAACGGGTCCGCCTGACCTCCGACGGCGATCCGTATCAGATCGAGCACGATGATATGCAAGAGGCCATTCGCAAAGGAAAGAGCTACAACGAAGGCGAATACGGCGCGATGAGCACCATGACGGCAATTTTGGGCCGGATGGCGACCTACTCCGGCAAAGATATCTCAATGGAGAAGGCACTGGCCTCTGACAAGTCGCTGGTTCCCACCGAAATGACCTGGGAAAGCGAACCTCCTGTCATGCCGAATGACAAAGGCGAGTATCCGGTTCCGATGCCGGGCGTCTATTCACCGTTCATCTGA
- a CDS encoding formylglycine-generating enzyme family protein, producing METIRTRYAGSQWLVFSAVILASASWAEVAPAAEAEAATAKAETGTPESGPASEMKPYTEVISGTGVKFDLVPIPGGTFTMGSPADEEGRNPDEGPQRKVKVSPFWMGKHEVTWDEYDIWSFRLDELRREQAGIKPTNLDVKADAVTRPTKPYVDMTFEMGHDGFPAISMTHLAAKMYCVWLSEKTGHYYRLPTEAEWEYACRAGTNTPYSWGDDPDDLEDYAWNEDTSDFQYMKIGQLKPNAWGLFDMHGNVAEWVLDRYTPTLYPGMEGDLLVNPVVVPKATEEYPRVARGGSWDQPADELRSASRLSSNPDWKIQDPQIPQSIWYFTDALHVGFRVVRPLHVPAKEKRIEMGWEPLPGEVTEDGLKGGWIDDGDGSAPADVRRELKD from the coding sequence ATGGAAACCATACGAACGCGATACGCCGGTTCTCAATGGCTCGTTTTTTCCGCCGTGATTTTGGCCTCTGCCTCTTGGGCTGAGGTTGCGCCAGCCGCAGAAGCCGAAGCGGCTACGGCAAAAGCCGAAACGGGAACGCCCGAGTCCGGACCGGCTTCGGAAATGAAACCTTACACCGAAGTCATTAGCGGGACCGGTGTGAAGTTTGATTTGGTTCCAATCCCGGGGGGCACCTTTACGATGGGCAGCCCGGCCGATGAAGAGGGCCGCAATCCGGACGAGGGTCCACAGCGGAAGGTCAAGGTCTCACCATTCTGGATGGGCAAGCACGAGGTCACGTGGGATGAGTACGACATCTGGAGCTTTCGCCTCGACGAGCTCCGTCGTGAGCAGGCTGGTATCAAACCGACGAATCTCGACGTGAAGGCCGACGCCGTCACGCGGCCGACCAAGCCCTACGTCGACATGACGTTTGAGATGGGTCATGACGGCTTTCCAGCAATTTCGATGACGCATTTGGCTGCGAAAATGTACTGCGTCTGGCTGAGCGAAAAGACCGGGCACTACTATCGGCTTCCGACGGAAGCCGAATGGGAGTATGCCTGCCGGGCCGGGACGAACACGCCCTACTCGTGGGGAGATGATCCCGACGACCTGGAAGACTACGCCTGGAATGAGGACACGAGCGACTTTCAATACATGAAGATCGGGCAACTGAAGCCGAACGCTTGGGGCCTGTTCGATATGCACGGCAACGTCGCCGAGTGGGTCCTCGACCGTTACACGCCGACGCTCTACCCCGGCATGGAAGGCGACCTGCTGGTCAATCCGGTCGTCGTTCCGAAAGCGACCGAGGAGTATCCACGTGTGGCGCGGGGCGGATCGTGGGATCAGCCGGCCGACGAACTCAGAAGTGCATCACGTCTGTCGTCAAATCCTGATTGGAAGATTCAGGACCCGCAGATTCCGCAGAGTATCTGGTACTTTACCGACGCCCTGCATGTCGGCTTCCGCGTGGTCCGTCCGCTTCACGTTCCTGCAAAGGAGAAACGGATCGAGATGGGTTGGGAGCCATTGCCGGGCGAGGTGACTGAAGACGGCCTTAAAGGCGGCTGGATCGACGATGGCGATGGCTCCGCACCTGCCGATGTGCGTCGGGAGCTGAAAGATTAG
- a CDS encoding FAD:protein FMN transferase, translating into MMRGGIVVIGILTFVAAMPLGFGGETNETPKLSRYAFRQIQMGVPFTLIMYAPDEARANRAAEAAFARAKELNAILSDYDPDSELRQWPKSAQPGEPYPISRELSEVLHRSQEIARKTNGSFDVTVGPLSRLWRIARRKKELPNTEAVASAMQSVGYRHLEIDADEQMATLKRPNMRFDLGGIAKGYAGDEMLRILREHGITRAMIDASGDLALGDSPPTKKGWTIAVAALDTPDSESSRTIIARNCGIATSGDAYNFLEIDGTRYSHIVDPRTGYGLTDRSSVTVIAKNGTDADAYASAISVLGPEKGLALARCTDDLEVLVAYSEAEEIKVSQSAGFPK; encoded by the coding sequence ATGATGCGGGGCGGGATTGTTGTGATCGGAATCCTGACGTTCGTCGCGGCCATGCCTTTAGGCTTTGGCGGCGAAACGAACGAAACGCCTAAACTTTCGAGATATGCGTTTCGGCAAATCCAGATGGGGGTTCCGTTCACTCTGATAATGTACGCCCCCGACGAAGCGCGAGCAAATCGGGCGGCCGAAGCGGCCTTCGCGCGAGCGAAAGAACTCAACGCGATCCTCAGCGATTACGACCCCGATAGCGAACTCCGCCAATGGCCGAAATCGGCACAACCCGGAGAACCGTATCCGATCAGCCGAGAACTGTCCGAGGTCTTGCATCGCTCGCAGGAAATCGCTCGAAAGACCAACGGCTCATTCGATGTGACGGTCGGTCCGCTATCGCGACTTTGGCGCATCGCCCGTCGCAAAAAGGAATTGCCGAACACCGAGGCTGTTGCAAGCGCGATGCAATCGGTCGGCTACCGACACCTCGAAATCGATGCTGACGAGCAGATGGCTACGCTGAAACGACCGAACATGCGGTTTGATCTCGGGGGCATTGCCAAGGGCTACGCGGGCGACGAGATGCTGCGAATCCTCCGGGAGCATGGAATCACGCGGGCCATGATCGACGCCTCCGGCGACTTGGCATTAGGCGATTCACCACCGACGAAAAAGGGTTGGACGATCGCCGTTGCCGCCCTCGACACGCCCGACAGCGAGTCGTCCAGAACCATCATTGCCAGAAATTGCGGCATTGCGACGTCGGGCGATGCCTACAACTTTCTCGAAATCGACGGCACCAGATATTCCCACATCGTCGATCCCCGAACCGGTTACGGCCTGACCGATCGCAGCAGCGTCACGGTCATTGCGAAGAACGGGACTGACGCCGATGCCTACGCGTCAGCGATTAGCGTCCTCGGGCCGGAGAAAGGCCTCGCATTGGCTCGCTGCACCGACGACCTCGAAGTACTCGTCGCCTATTCGGAGGCTGAAGAAATCAAAGTGTCGCAGAGTGCAGGGTTTCCGAAATAA
- a CDS encoding inositol monophosphatase family protein encodes MPVDPEIQSRLDFAVKIARDVSPFILEYFQNPDLVVESKEDATPVTVADKGAEEKLRDLIHTVFSEDGVLGEEFEEVPSKNGYRWILDPIDGTKSFVQGVPLFGTLIGIEHEGQALAGVSRFPALDEVVYAAKGGGAYWQIRNREPRRARVNDVPKLEQGVFCTTTMRRWASMGRQPTFEELCRRAKLTRGWGDCYGHCLVATGRTQLMIDPAMSAWDAAPLLPIVEEAGGHFVTWKGEATIYGGDGISVVPGLKDDVLRMLAE; translated from the coding sequence ATGCCCGTTGATCCTGAAATTCAATCACGACTCGACTTCGCGGTGAAGATCGCGCGCGACGTCAGTCCGTTCATCCTCGAGTACTTTCAGAATCCCGATCTGGTGGTCGAGTCGAAAGAGGATGCGACCCCGGTGACGGTGGCCGATAAGGGAGCCGAGGAGAAACTCAGGGATTTGATTCACACCGTCTTTTCTGAAGACGGGGTTCTCGGAGAGGAATTCGAAGAGGTGCCCTCGAAGAACGGGTACCGCTGGATTCTCGATCCGATCGACGGGACAAAATCGTTCGTGCAGGGCGTGCCGCTGTTCGGCACGCTGATCGGAATTGAGCACGAGGGGCAAGCACTCGCGGGCGTCTCGCGGTTTCCGGCTCTGGACGAAGTCGTGTACGCGGCCAAAGGAGGCGGGGCGTATTGGCAGATTCGAAATCGGGAGCCACGACGAGCCAGAGTGAACGACGTTCCCAAGCTCGAACAGGGTGTCTTTTGCACCACAACGATGCGACGCTGGGCCTCAATGGGCCGGCAACCGACGTTTGAAGAGCTCTGCCGAAGGGCGAAGCTGACCCGTGGGTGGGGCGATTGCTATGGGCACTGCTTGGTCGCGACAGGCCGCACTCAACTCATGATCGACCCGGCGATGAGTGCCTGGGATGCGGCGCCTCTGCTGCCGATCGTCGAAGAAGCGGGCGGGCACTTCGTGACGTGGAAAGGTGAAGCCACCATTTACGGCGGCGACGGAATTTCCGTGGTGCCCGGATTAAAGGACGACGTACTCAGGATGCTGGCGGAGTGA